One segment of Dehalococcoidia bacterium DNA contains the following:
- a CDS encoding LLM class flavin-dependent oxidoreductase yields MERTGTQLGSREDPSPAAMRDFARRAEELGYETVWVGESWGRDAFSLITYMATATERIQFGTGIVNVFSRSPALIGQTAATVDELCGGRLILGLGTSGANVIEHWHGLRYEKPVTRMREYVEIVQQILRGERLNYEGAIFHMGRGFPLPFKPLRPQIPIYLATLAGRSLEITGELADGWLPIYFWPERFDQLTAPIRAGAAKAGRAFSEITISPYILTAASADGDAARDLMRAHIAYYVGGMGVYYHRLITNYGFVEEAERIRLAWAERDRARAASYVTDAMVEALTISGTPAHCRERMAEYRARGVQAPCVSFPHGAGEQIVRETLEALAPARVAAG; encoded by the coding sequence ATGGAGAGGACCGGCACGCAGCTCGGCTCGCGCGAAGACCCTTCGCCCGCGGCGATGCGCGACTTCGCCCGCCGCGCCGAAGAACTGGGCTACGAAACCGTCTGGGTGGGCGAGTCGTGGGGGCGCGACGCCTTCTCGCTGATCACCTACATGGCGACGGCGACGGAGCGTATCCAGTTCGGCACGGGCATCGTCAACGTCTTCAGTCGCAGCCCCGCGCTGATCGGGCAGACCGCCGCGACCGTGGATGAGCTGTGCGGCGGGCGCCTGATCCTCGGCCTTGGCACCAGCGGCGCCAACGTGATCGAGCACTGGCACGGCCTGCGCTACGAGAAGCCGGTGACGCGGATGCGTGAGTACGTTGAGATCGTGCAGCAGATCCTGCGCGGCGAGCGGCTGAACTACGAAGGCGCGATCTTTCACATGGGCCGCGGCTTCCCGCTGCCGTTCAAGCCGCTGCGGCCGCAGATCCCGATCTACCTCGCCACGCTCGCCGGCCGCAGCCTGGAGATCACCGGCGAGCTGGCCGACGGCTGGCTGCCGATCTACTTCTGGCCGGAGCGCTTCGACCAGCTCACCGCGCCGATCCGCGCCGGCGCCGCAAAGGCCGGCCGCGCTTTCTCCGAGATCACGATCAGCCCCTACATCCTCACCGCCGCCTCGGCCGACGGCGATGCGGCGCGCGACCTGATGCGGGCGCACATCGCCTATTACGTCGGCGGCATGGGCGTCTACTATCACCGGCTGATCACGAACTACGGCTTCGTGGAAGAGGCCGAACGCATCCGCCTGGCCTGGGCCGAGCGCGACCGTGCCCGCGCCGCCAGTTATGTCACGGACGCGATGGTCGAGGCGCTCACGATCAGCGGCACGCCAGCGCACTGCCGCGAGCGCATGGCCGAGTACCGTGCCCGCGGCGTGCAGGCGCCCTGCGTCTCCTTCCCGCACGGCGCGGGCGAGCAGATAGTGCGCGAGACGCTGGAGGCGCTGGCGCCAGCGCGCGTGGCGGCTGGCTGA
- a CDS encoding thioesterase family protein yields the protein MNVSRVRIRMYHTDLVGGAFHGRYFELFEEARTEAFRRAGFHWEMTDREGIAFVVTKIGAEFYRPTAMDDDLAIAVFVTRLTKARCVVEYEVRRAGEEELLARGHTDFAFFDTRRQRLVGVPDSVRKAVLACTGMLRLEGEGGGA from the coding sequence ATGAACGTCAGCCGCGTGCGCATTCGCATGTATCACACCGATCTTGTCGGCGGCGCCTTTCACGGCCGCTACTTCGAGCTGTTCGAGGAGGCGCGGACGGAAGCGTTTCGCCGCGCGGGCTTCCACTGGGAGATGACGGACCGCGAGGGCATCGCCTTCGTCGTCACGAAGATCGGCGCCGAGTTCTACAGGCCCACGGCGATGGACGACGATCTGGCGATCGCCGTCTTCGTCACCCGCCTCACCAAAGCCCGCTGCGTCGTGGAGTACGAGGTGCGCCGCGCCGGCGAGGAGGAGCTGCTGGCCCGCGGCCACACCGACTTCGCCTTCTTCGACACGCGCCGGCAGCGGCTCGTCGGGGTGCCGGACTCGGTGCGGAAGGCCGTGCTCGCCTGCACGGGCATGCTCAGGCTGGAGGGCGAAGGGGGCGGGGCATAG